Proteins found in one Limnothrix sp. FACHB-406 genomic segment:
- a CDS encoding helicase HerA domain-containing protein translates to MPQDVPLGSVIQGSLSEGLEVRLHADVSVEEMRVGKFLVVRGRRSHFFCMLTDVALGTSSQRITIDPPHPDDDFLRDVLAGSGTFGTIELAPMLMFVPQAEMDWENLPLPDRLAPEPAQSARKNGKAKDKNGNQASSNLASFAANRDANLELLPVKTIPSHFSQVYEASDRDFRIVFGWEDDPQRRNFAIGMPIDTDVPVCIDLDRFVERSNGVFGKSGTGKSFLTRLLLAGTIRKQVAVNLIFDMHSEYGWEAMREGKGINTVKGLRQLFPGQVEIYTLDAESTKRRGVRDARELYISYDQIDVEDLMLVSAELNLSEASVENAIILQNEFGKSWISRLLSMTNEEIQDFCETKMGSKSSIMALQRKLNRLDQIKYMRNAGSDYIKQILDSLEAGKHVIIEFGSQSNMLAYMLATNIISRRIHGIYVRKAERFLQTKDPNDKPRQLMITIEEAHRFLDPATAKQTIFGTIAREMRKYFVTLLVVDQRPSGIDNEVMSQIGTRITALLNDEKDIEAIFTGVAGGQSLRSVLAKLDSKQQALVLGHAVPMPVVVRTRPYDEKFYAEIGDTFWEELPDEIAIAEGDKAKADLGF, encoded by the coding sequence ATGCCCCAAGACGTTCCACTCGGCTCAGTCATTCAAGGTTCCCTTAGCGAAGGGCTGGAGGTGCGGCTCCATGCCGATGTTTCCGTGGAAGAGATGCGAGTGGGCAAATTTTTGGTGGTGCGGGGGCGGCGATCGCACTTTTTTTGCATGTTAACCGATGTGGCTTTGGGAACCTCCAGCCAACGAATTACGATCGATCCGCCCCATCCCGATGATGATTTTTTGCGCGATGTGCTGGCCGGTAGTGGCACGTTTGGGACGATCGAACTCGCTCCCATGCTGATGTTTGTGCCCCAGGCAGAGATGGACTGGGAAAACCTGCCTTTACCCGATCGCTTGGCTCCAGAACCTGCCCAATCGGCCCGCAAAAACGGCAAAGCCAAGGACAAAAACGGCAACCAAGCATCCAGTAATTTAGCCTCCTTTGCTGCTAACCGCGATGCCAATTTGGAATTGTTACCCGTGAAAACCATTCCTAGTCACTTTTCGCAGGTCTATGAAGCGAGCGATCGGGACTTTCGGATCGTGTTTGGTTGGGAAGACGATCCCCAGCGACGCAATTTTGCGATTGGAATGCCGATCGATACCGATGTGCCCGTTTGCATTGACCTCGATCGATTCGTGGAGCGCAGTAACGGCGTTTTTGGGAAATCGGGAACCGGGAAATCATTCCTCACCCGTCTGCTGTTGGCGGGCACAATTCGCAAGCAAGTGGCGGTGAACTTAATCTTTGATATGCATTCGGAATATGGCTGGGAAGCCATGCGCGAAGGCAAAGGAATCAACACCGTCAAAGGGTTGCGACAACTTTTCCCGGGGCAAGTGGAAATTTACACCCTGGACGCGGAATCCACTAAGCGCCGAGGCGTGCGCGATGCCCGAGAACTCTACATCAGCTATGACCAAATTGATGTGGAAGATTTGATGCTGGTGAGTGCGGAGCTGAATCTTTCCGAAGCCAGCGTTGAAAATGCAATTATTTTGCAAAATGAATTTGGTAAATCTTGGATTTCACGGCTCCTCAGCATGACCAATGAGGAAATTCAGGATTTTTGCGAAACCAAAATGGGCAGTAAATCTTCGATCATGGCGCTGCAACGAAAGTTGAATCGTCTTGATCAAATCAAATATATGAGAAATGCTGGCTCGGATTATATCAAGCAAATTTTGGACTCCTTGGAAGCTGGAAAACACGTCATTATCGAATTCGGTTCCCAATCAAACATGTTGGCTTATATGCTAGCTACTAATATTATTTCTCGTCGGATTCATGGCATTTACGTGCGCAAAGCTGAGCGCTTTTTGCAAACCAAGGATCCCAACGACAAGCCCCGCCAATTGATGATCACGATTGAGGAAGCACACCGCTTCCTGGATCCCGCCACCGCCAAGCAAACTATTTTCGGCACGATCGCCCGTGAAATGCGGAAATATTTTGTCACCTTGCTGGTGGTTGATCAGCGTCCCTCGGGGATTGATAACGAGGTCATGTCGCAAATTGGAACCAGAATTACAGCCCTGTTGAATGACGAAAAAGATATTGAAGCTATCTTTACCGGTGTGGCAGGAGGACAAAGCCTGCGATCGGTTTTGGCCAAGTTGGATTCCAAGCAACAGGCCCTAGTTTTGGGCCATGCTGTGCCCATGCCTGTAGTGGTTAGAACTCGTCCCTATGATGAGAAGTTCTATGCGGAAATTGGCGACACTTTTTGGGAAGAACTGCCCGATGAAATCGCGATCGCGGAAGGGGACAAAGCCAAGGCTGATTTGGGATTTTAA
- a CDS encoding tetratricopeptide repeat protein, whose translation MSICLSLIVKNEAHQIDRCLNSVRDCVDEILVLDTGSTDDTVERARSHGARVAFFDWCNDFAAARNAALAQIESDWVLVLDADEWLLPEAIEPIREAVSYPEHLVVNLVRRELGAVQSPYSLVSRLFRRHPEIQFDRPYHAIIDDSVVRLLQQESHWKIVSLSMPAIDHDGYRLDRIASASKADRAKAAMEVFWKANPEDPYVCSKLGALLIDLGEPEQGIALLKTGLKRAEQEKMTEVLYELHYHLAIFYNQQQNLDLAQAHYRAALRQPVLPILKLGSLINLGNLYRQKGNLQAAYESYRQAVIIDPNFAIAHYNLGSNLRAMNRTLEAIEHYQKAIELDPAKPEFHQNLGAAFLKGGNVPESLKAFKTAVELYDQQQSPEAERIRQTLRELKFEI comes from the coding sequence ATGAGTATCTGTTTATCGCTCATTGTCAAAAATGAAGCCCATCAGATCGATCGCTGCCTCAACAGTGTGCGCGACTGTGTGGATGAAATTTTAGTGTTAGATACGGGTTCCACCGATGACACCGTTGAGCGGGCCCGATCACACGGGGCGCGGGTGGCTTTTTTCGATTGGTGCAATGATTTTGCGGCCGCCCGAAACGCAGCTTTGGCCCAAATCGAGAGCGATTGGGTGTTGGTGTTGGATGCGGATGAGTGGTTGCTGCCGGAAGCGATCGAACCGATTCGCGAAGCGGTTAGCTATCCAGAGCATTTGGTGGTGAATTTGGTGCGTCGAGAATTGGGCGCAGTGCAATCTCCCTATTCTTTGGTCTCGCGCTTGTTTCGGCGGCATCCTGAAATTCAGTTCGATCGCCCCTACCACGCCATTATTGATGACAGTGTGGTGCGGCTTTTGCAACAGGAATCCCACTGGAAAATTGTGTCCCTTTCGATGCCGGCCATCGATCATGATGGCTATCGGCTCGATCGGATTGCCAGTGCTTCCAAAGCCGATCGGGCCAAGGCTGCCATGGAAGTTTTTTGGAAAGCAAATCCAGAGGATCCCTACGTCTGTAGCAAGTTGGGGGCCCTGCTCATCGACTTAGGAGAACCTGAACAAGGGATCGCACTCTTGAAAACCGGTCTCAAGCGGGCAGAACAAGAGAAAATGACCGAAGTTTTATATGAGCTACACTATCACTTGGCAATTTTTTATAATCAACAACAGAACCTCGATTTAGCCCAAGCCCATTATCGTGCGGCTTTGCGCCAACCAGTTCTGCCAATTTTGAAATTAGGTTCTTTGATCAATTTAGGTAATCTTTACCGCCAAAAAGGAAACCTACAGGCGGCCTATGAGAGCTATCGTCAAGCAGTGATCATTGATCCCAACTTTGCGATCGCCCATTACAATTTAGGTTCAAACCTGCGAGCAATGAACCGTACTTTGGAGGCGATCGAACATTATCAAAAAGCTATTGAACTCGATCCGGCAAAGCCCGAATTTCACCAAAATTTAGGCGCAGCTTTCTTGAAAGGTGGCAATGTGCCCGAAAGTCTGAAAGCCTTTAAGACAGCCGTTGAATTATATGATCAACAGCAGTCACCGGAAGCGGAGCGAATTCGCCAAACTTTACGAGAACTGAAATTCGAGATTTAG